In Cicer arietinum cultivar CDC Frontier isolate Library 1 chromosome 7, Cicar.CDCFrontier_v2.0, whole genome shotgun sequence, a single window of DNA contains:
- the ARF23 gene encoding auxin response factor 2 isoform X1: MNGASDGVYGSTSGLKDNLFIELWHACAGSIYIPKLWDKVFYFPQGHLEQIAILTRDQQDGHYKETPLQIMPSKILCIVIGVQLKVEDNTDEVFALITLFPLGEPQELVLEDNQAIQNPSELYSFSKILTSMETSKHGAFSIPMQHAEKCFHPLDMTLQPPTQDLVAKDMHGIEWNFRHIFHSHPREHLLTSGWNMFVNSKKLLPGDSCIFVSEENGEIGIGIRRGMNQQSNISTTLSQLSTQTMPFQSLLTAAHAVTTNTMFLVKYHPWTSPFEFMVPLNTYIESTQKDYSIGTRVHMIFDAEGSARRYGTIVGNEDIDPIVWPGSEWRCIKVQWDSMLNPCTYPERVCPWWIEPLGSSNLKGYPNLPLQNKEHVQNPLGLNGFANDDMAGSSFKREYHKVDMDLQGYRYKTGNDEKSKIFIFAFFIFLCLFIFFIFIFRPRM, encoded by the exons ATGAATGGTGCAAGCGACGGGGTGTATGGATCAACATCTG GATTGAAAGATAATCTGTTTATTGAACTTTGGCATGCATGTGCTGGATCCATTTATATCCCCAAACTTTGGGACAAGGTTTTCTACTTCCCTCAAGGACACTTAGAGCAG ATTGCTATACTTACTCGAGATCAACAAGATGGTCACTACAAGGAAACTCCTCTACAGATCATGCCTTCTAAGATCTTGTGTATAGTTATCGGTGTTCAATTAAAG GTGGAGGATAACACAGATGAAGTTTTTGCACTAATTACTTTATTTCCATTGGGTGAG CCACAAGAACTTGTCTTAGAGGATAATCAAGCAATTCAAAATCCTAGCGAATTATACTCTTTTAGCAAGATACTCACTTCAATGGAAACAAGTAAACATGGTGCATTTTCTATTCCAATGCAACATGCTGAGAAGTGCTTCCACCCACTG GATATGACTCTTCAACCACCAACACAAGATTTAGTGGCGAAGGACATGCATGGAATTGAGTGGAATTTTCGACATATATTTCACA GCCATCCGAGAGAACATTTGCTTACTAGTGGTTGGAACATGTTTGTGAATTCCAAAAAGCTTCTTCCTGGAGATTCATGCATTTTTGTCAG TGAAGAGAATGGTGAAATTGGTATTGGAATTCGTCGAGGGATGAATCAACAGAGCAATATCTCCACAACATTGTCTCAACTATCAACTCAAACCATGCCATTTCAATCATTACTTACTGCTGCTCATGCTGTTACTACAAACACTATGTTCCTTGTCAAGTACCATCCTTG GACTAGTCCTTTCGAATTTATGGTTCCTCTAAATACTTATATTGAGTCAACTCAAAAAGACTACTCAATTGGAACGAGGGTACACATGATCTTTGATGCTGAAGGAAGTGCAAGAAG GTATGGTACAATAGTTGGTAATGAAGATATTGATCCCATTGTGTGGCCTGGTTCAGAATGGAGATGTATCAAG GTGCAATGGGATTCCATGCTAAATCCTTGTACTTATCCTGAAAGAGTTTGTCCATGGTGGATTGAACCACTGGGATCTTCAAATTTAAAGGGCTATCCTAATCTCCCTTTACAAAACAAGGAACATGTGCAAAACCCACTTGGGTTAAATGGCTTTGCTAATGATG ATATGGCTGGGAGTTCATTCAAACGTGAATATCACAAAGTGGATATGGACTTACAAGGTTATCGTTACAAAACTGGAAATGatgaaaaatcaaaaatatttatttttgcattttttatctttctttgcctttttatattttttatttttatctttcgCCCCCGTATgtaa
- the ARF23 gene encoding auxin response factor 2 isoform X2: protein MNGASDGVYGSTSGLKDNLFIELWHACAGSIYIPKLWDKVFYFPQGHLEQIAILTRDQQDGHYKETPLQIMPSKILCIVIGVQLKVEDNTDEVFALITLFPLGEPQELVLEDNQAIQNPSELYSFSKILTSMETSKHGAFSIPMQHAEKCFHPLDMTLQPPTQDLVAKDMHGIEWNFRHIFHSHPREHLLTSGWNMFVNSKKLLPGDSCIFVSEENGEIGIGIRRGMNQQSNISTTLSQLSTQTMPFQSLLTAAHAVTTNTMFLVKYHPCPFEFMVPLNTYIESTQKDYSIGTRVHMIFDAEGSARRYGTIVGNEDIDPIVWPGSEWRCIKVQWDSMLNPCTYPERVCPWWIEPLGSSNLKGYPNLPLQNKEHVQNPLGLNGFANDDMAGSSFKREYHKVDMDLQGYRYKTGNDEKSKIFIFAFFIFLCLFIFFIFIFRPRM from the exons ATGAATGGTGCAAGCGACGGGGTGTATGGATCAACATCTG GATTGAAAGATAATCTGTTTATTGAACTTTGGCATGCATGTGCTGGATCCATTTATATCCCCAAACTTTGGGACAAGGTTTTCTACTTCCCTCAAGGACACTTAGAGCAG ATTGCTATACTTACTCGAGATCAACAAGATGGTCACTACAAGGAAACTCCTCTACAGATCATGCCTTCTAAGATCTTGTGTATAGTTATCGGTGTTCAATTAAAG GTGGAGGATAACACAGATGAAGTTTTTGCACTAATTACTTTATTTCCATTGGGTGAG CCACAAGAACTTGTCTTAGAGGATAATCAAGCAATTCAAAATCCTAGCGAATTATACTCTTTTAGCAAGATACTCACTTCAATGGAAACAAGTAAACATGGTGCATTTTCTATTCCAATGCAACATGCTGAGAAGTGCTTCCACCCACTG GATATGACTCTTCAACCACCAACACAAGATTTAGTGGCGAAGGACATGCATGGAATTGAGTGGAATTTTCGACATATATTTCACA GCCATCCGAGAGAACATTTGCTTACTAGTGGTTGGAACATGTTTGTGAATTCCAAAAAGCTTCTTCCTGGAGATTCATGCATTTTTGTCAG TGAAGAGAATGGTGAAATTGGTATTGGAATTCGTCGAGGGATGAATCAACAGAGCAATATCTCCACAACATTGTCTCAACTATCAACTCAAACCATGCCATTTCAATCATTACTTACTGCTGCTCATGCTGTTACTACAAACACTATGTTCCTTGTCAAGTACCATCCTTG TCCTTTCGAATTTATGGTTCCTCTAAATACTTATATTGAGTCAACTCAAAAAGACTACTCAATTGGAACGAGGGTACACATGATCTTTGATGCTGAAGGAAGTGCAAGAAG GTATGGTACAATAGTTGGTAATGAAGATATTGATCCCATTGTGTGGCCTGGTTCAGAATGGAGATGTATCAAG GTGCAATGGGATTCCATGCTAAATCCTTGTACTTATCCTGAAAGAGTTTGTCCATGGTGGATTGAACCACTGGGATCTTCAAATTTAAAGGGCTATCCTAATCTCCCTTTACAAAACAAGGAACATGTGCAAAACCCACTTGGGTTAAATGGCTTTGCTAATGATG ATATGGCTGGGAGTTCATTCAAACGTGAATATCACAAAGTGGATATGGACTTACAAGGTTATCGTTACAAAACTGGAAATGatgaaaaatcaaaaatatttatttttgcattttttatctttctttgcctttttatattttttatttttatctttcgCCCCCGTATgtaa